A region of uncultured Carboxylicivirga sp. DNA encodes the following proteins:
- the dacB gene encoding D-alanyl-D-alanine carboxypeptidase/D-alanyl-D-alanine-endopeptidase: MNKLEVVSKLKKSIVILCLGLIACSNSIPEEGKYTQTFNQISTNGFVSACVVDINSNESVVLLNEQKRLIPASLTKIFTTADALEILGSDFQYETEIYSVSNSKKQYSIIVKGGGDPTLGSDRWNYTKEEFVFNKILNELKKNNIQEIEDVFVDDFLFSGIKFPSKRNWEDIANYYGAPPSGLSFKDNTFKLTLSSPEKVGQLCQVVKCEPEIYKELQCYVLSSSVNKDSAYIYGHPEMDNWYVSGSIPAGRKAFVIKGALPDPAQTLGLTLKKFLTKHGIQVNGDVRKIKTDDVKNKKLLLTLESPSLLDIVKVINKKSFNLYADHVFFQLAMEKDKEANWDNASAELNLFWKKRIDGFTGSFNDGSGLSPFNRFSSRDMVEALRYINHQSFSEDFRQSLSVAGEDGTLKSLFNTEEIEGRFIGKSGSMNNVLCYCGYLTTQSDKELAVCVMVNGFTESFSDLRRNIANALKEIMQDQ, encoded by the coding sequence ATGAACAAGTTGGAGGTGGTCAGTAAATTAAAAAAATCAATTGTTATATTATGTCTGGGATTGATAGCTTGTTCAAATTCTATACCAGAAGAAGGCAAATATACTCAGACATTCAATCAAATAAGTACCAATGGTTTTGTTAGTGCCTGTGTCGTTGATATCAACTCAAATGAATCTGTGGTTTTATTAAATGAGCAAAAAAGATTAATTCCTGCTTCATTAACCAAGATATTTACTACTGCTGACGCATTGGAAATATTGGGAAGTGATTTTCAATATGAAACAGAAATTTATTCTGTTTCTAATTCTAAAAAGCAATATTCTATCATCGTAAAGGGAGGCGGTGATCCAACCTTGGGTTCTGATCGCTGGAATTATACAAAAGAAGAATTTGTCTTTAATAAAATATTGAATGAATTGAAAAAAAATAACATTCAGGAAATTGAAGATGTTTTTGTCGATGATTTTTTATTCTCAGGAATTAAGTTTCCATCCAAACGTAATTGGGAAGATATCGCAAATTATTATGGCGCTCCTCCAAGTGGTTTGTCATTCAAGGATAATACTTTTAAGCTGACTTTGTCATCGCCTGAGAAGGTGGGGCAATTGTGCCAAGTTGTAAAGTGTGAACCTGAAATTTATAAAGAATTGCAATGTTATGTATTGAGTTCTTCAGTAAATAAAGATAGCGCATACATCTACGGACATCCTGAGATGGATAACTGGTATGTGAGTGGTTCAATACCAGCAGGTAGAAAAGCTTTTGTTATTAAAGGTGCATTACCTGATCCAGCTCAGACTTTAGGTCTTACCCTGAAAAAATTTCTGACTAAACATGGTATTCAGGTTAATGGAGATGTTAGAAAGATCAAAACCGATGATGTTAAAAACAAAAAGTTGTTGCTTACACTTGAATCTCCCAGCTTACTTGACATAGTTAAGGTGATCAATAAAAAGAGTTTCAATCTTTATGCTGATCATGTTTTTTTTCAATTGGCCATGGAAAAGGATAAAGAAGCAAATTGGGATAATGCATCTGCTGAACTCAATTTATTTTGGAAGAAAAGAATTGATGGTTTTACCGGTTCGTTCAATGATGGAAGCGGATTATCTCCTTTTAATCGATTTTCATCCAGAGATATGGTAGAAGCTTTACGGTATATTAATCATCAAAGTTTTTCAGAAGATTTTCGGCAGTCGTTATCAGTGGCTGGAGAAGATGGTACACTTAAGAGCTTATTCAATACTGAAGAAATTGAAGGACGATTTATAGGTAAGAGTGGATCGATGAATAATGTATTATGCTATTGTGGATACCTAACAACTCAATCGGATAAAGAATTAGCAGTATGTGTGATGGTCAATGGGTTTACGGAGTCTTTTTCTGATCTAAGAAGGAATATTGCTAATGCCTTAAAAGAAATAATGCAGGATCAGTAA
- a CDS encoding DUF6340 family protein, with amino-acid sequence MMKYTLSLILVVLLVACSSTSSIISYEILRPAKYTVPPEIKSVVLINNSYPYERKDIHIANIDGQSQVLDTSLFVGYPDSVLVSLRHSLLYKNFFDTVYYDTIHYKKVLPSNPIEKLSEEQIKNICDKYNADAVLALEAYVYGTKLDIEDHPEICFSTLGVYGFNYWRMYDGYSYESIISEMQKDTIYWYGEGYNMDISLIGFPSLDKANTEFAFYMGDEFSRLIVPEWDRIERNLFIKGNSYFVEANEWLGKDNTEEARKLWGYIYEKGKELEKSRAAHNIAVTLEREGDINNALIWSFKSYEIYKSMGNTLYKEESEDAKNYYVYLTHRKNEITRLDEQVGGGQ; translated from the coding sequence ATGATGAAATATACACTTTCTTTAATCCTTGTAGTATTGTTGGTTGCTTGCAGTTCAACAAGTTCTATTATAAGTTACGAAATTCTTCGTCCGGCAAAATATACCGTTCCTCCAGAAATTAAGTCAGTTGTATTAATTAATAACAGCTATCCTTATGAGCGAAAGGATATTCATATTGCAAATATTGATGGACAAAGTCAGGTGCTGGATACTTCCTTATTTGTAGGTTACCCCGATTCTGTTTTGGTTAGTTTAAGGCACTCTTTACTTTACAAAAACTTTTTTGATACAGTCTACTACGACACTATTCATTATAAAAAAGTGTTGCCGAGTAATCCGATCGAAAAATTATCAGAAGAGCAAATCAAAAACATTTGTGACAAGTATAATGCTGATGCTGTATTGGCATTAGAAGCTTATGTTTACGGAACGAAGTTGGATATTGAAGATCATCCTGAAATATGCTTTTCAACTTTGGGGGTTTATGGTTTTAATTATTGGCGTATGTATGATGGATATTCTTATGAGTCAATAATTAGCGAAATGCAAAAAGATACGATTTATTGGTACGGTGAAGGTTATAATATGGATATTTCATTAATTGGTTTTCCTTCGTTGGATAAAGCGAATACAGAGTTTGCCTTTTACATGGGGGATGAATTTTCGAGATTGATAGTGCCTGAATGGGATAGGATTGAACGTAATTTGTTTATTAAAGGGAATAGCTATTTTGTAGAAGCCAATGAGTGGTTGGGTAAAGATAATACAGAGGAAGCACGTAAATTGTGGGGTTACATTTACGAGAAAGGTAAAGAATTGGAAAAATCCAGAGCTGCTCATAATATAGCTGTTACACTTGAAAGGGAAGGTGATATTAATAATGCCTTAATATGGTCGTTTAAGAGTTACGAGATTTATAAAAGCATGGGTAATACACTATATAAAGAAGAATCGGAGGATGCGAAAAATTATTATGTGTATCTTACTCATCGTAAAAACGAAATAACAAGATTAGATGAACAAGTTGGAGGTGGTCAGTAA
- the sucD gene encoding succinate--CoA ligase subunit alpha, whose amino-acid sequence MSVLVKKDSKVIIQGFTGSEGTFHATQMIEYGTNVVGGVTPGKGGTRHLQLPVFNSVSEAVEKTKADVSAIFVPPPFAADAIMEAAEAGISVIVAITEGIPTSDMVKVKQYLDGKDVRLIGPNCPGVITPGEAKVGIMPGFIHQKGTIGVVSRSGTLTYEAVDQLTKQGLGQSTCIGIGGDPIIGTTTKEAVELLMNDPETEGIIMIGEIGGSMETDAARWIKEYGTKPVVGFIAGQTAPKGRRMGHAGAIIGGKDDTAAAKMKIMRECGLYVVESPANLGSTMVKALGK is encoded by the coding sequence ATGAGTGTTTTAGTTAAAAAGGATTCAAAAGTTATTATACAAGGTTTTACCGGAAGTGAAGGTACATTTCACGCAACTCAAATGATTGAATACGGAACGAATGTTGTTGGTGGTGTAACACCTGGAAAAGGAGGAACCCGTCATCTGCAATTGCCGGTTTTTAACTCAGTTTCAGAGGCTGTTGAAAAAACAAAAGCTGATGTTTCAGCTATTTTTGTACCCCCTCCATTTGCTGCCGATGCCATCATGGAAGCAGCAGAAGCCGGTATATCTGTAATTGTTGCCATTACTGAAGGAATACCAACATCGGATATGGTTAAAGTAAAACAATATCTCGATGGCAAGGATGTTCGTTTAATCGGACCTAATTGTCCGGGTGTAATAACACCGGGAGAAGCTAAAGTGGGCATCATGCCTGGATTTATCCATCAAAAAGGAACGATTGGAGTTGTAAGTCGTTCTGGTACATTGACCTACGAAGCTGTAGATCAGCTGACTAAACAAGGTTTAGGGCAAAGTACTTGTATTGGTATTGGAGGAGATCCTATTATTGGAACTACAACAAAAGAGGCTGTTGAGCTATTAATGAATGATCCTGAAACAGAGGGTATTATTATGATAGGGGAGATTGGAGGAAGCATGGAGACGGATGCCGCTCGTTGGATTAAAGAATATGGAACCAAACCTGTAGTAGGCTTTATTGCTGGTCAGACTGCTCCCAAAGGTCGACGTATGGGGCATGCCGGTGCAATTATAGGTGGTAAAGATGATACGGCAGCAGCTAAAATGAAAATCATGCGCGAGTGTGGTTTATATGTTGTTGAATCACCTGCAAATTTAGGTTCAACAATGGTTAAGGCATTAGGCAAATAG
- a CDS encoding leucine-rich repeat domain-containing protein, producing MSDLQLIDKLNSKLRNPLKEHKKLTWFLKGYQLDEDDQVTHLNVFKSGFGNDIPEEIFQFKHLKQLDLRENNISSIPEKISQLEELKILDIRLNQLTDLPFELAQLFNLEKLYLANNHFENIPKVIVNLESLWLIDFSENIVSSKCEHLLQAEMLTNIYLKDNRIVDFPFDMIEGYIDELVLMDNPHKIVEGFTHELINKLIL from the coding sequence ATGTCAGATTTACAACTGATAGATAAACTTAACAGTAAACTCAGAAATCCTTTAAAAGAGCATAAAAAATTAACATGGTTTTTAAAAGGTTATCAATTAGATGAAGATGATCAGGTAACACACCTGAATGTTTTTAAATCAGGTTTCGGGAATGATATACCGGAAGAGATTTTCCAATTTAAACATTTAAAACAGTTGGATCTTAGGGAAAACAACATTTCATCAATACCTGAAAAAATAAGTCAATTAGAAGAATTAAAAATTCTTGATATCAGACTCAATCAATTAACCGATTTACCATTCGAACTGGCTCAGCTTTTTAATTTAGAAAAGCTTTATCTGGCAAACAATCACTTTGAAAACATCCCAAAGGTGATTGTGAATCTGGAATCGCTGTGGCTAATTGATTTCAGTGAAAATATTGTTTCCAGTAAATGTGAGCATCTGTTACAGGCTGAAATGCTGACTAATATTTATCTAAAAGATAACAGAATAGTAGACTTCCCCTTTGACATGATTGAAGGATATATCGATGAACTTGTTCTAATGGATAATCCTCACAAAATTGTTGAGGGATTCACACACGAATTAATCAACAAGCTTATTTTGTAA
- the mnmE gene encoding tRNA uridine-5-carboxymethylaminomethyl(34) synthesis GTPase MnmE gives MQFNDTICAISTAQGMGAIAVIRLSGPKSFSICQNIFEPAKEGKVLANQKANTIHFGTIKDEETSIDEVLISLFKDPHSFTGEDIAEIACHGSPYIQQQILQLLIRHGARLAKPGEFTQRAFLNGKMDLSQAEAVADLIASRSEAARRVALQQMRGGFSNELINLRAQLLNFISLVELELDFSEEDVEFANRDELTKLVANISTLLTKLIKSFSLGNVIKNGIPVAIVGHTNAGKSTLLNTLLQEEKAIVSDIHGTTRDVIEDTINIEGITFRFIDTAGIRDTADKIESLGIERTYNKISKAQIVLLMLDVNDPDDKIHEAIDNVKSRMNESQQLIVVVNKTDLLEDIVVENRFHETAFRELTGTDAIVPISAKLHTNIEELTSELLKTVNLTALDNDEVIVTNARHYEALQNSYEAILRVSEGLSSGISGDFLAQDIREVLHYLGEITGQINTDEILGNIFKNFCIGK, from the coding sequence ATGCAATTCAACGATACTATTTGTGCAATTTCAACTGCCCAAGGCATGGGAGCCATTGCCGTTATTCGTTTATCTGGTCCAAAAAGCTTTTCCATTTGTCAAAATATTTTTGAACCTGCCAAAGAAGGTAAAGTTTTAGCCAATCAAAAAGCAAACACCATTCACTTTGGAACCATTAAAGACGAAGAAACAAGTATCGACGAAGTACTTATCAGCTTATTTAAAGATCCTCATTCCTTTACCGGTGAAGACATAGCCGAGATTGCTTGTCATGGGTCACCCTATATTCAGCAACAGATTCTTCAATTATTAATCAGACATGGTGCACGATTAGCCAAACCAGGCGAATTTACACAACGTGCCTTTTTAAATGGTAAGATGGACTTAAGTCAGGCTGAAGCAGTTGCCGACTTGATTGCCTCCAGAAGTGAAGCCGCACGACGAGTAGCATTGCAACAGATGCGGGGAGGTTTCTCAAATGAGTTAATCAATCTGAGAGCTCAGTTATTAAATTTTATCTCTTTGGTTGAATTAGAGTTAGACTTCAGCGAAGAAGATGTTGAATTTGCTAATCGTGATGAACTAACAAAACTGGTAGCAAATATTTCAACCTTACTGACAAAACTAATTAAATCGTTCTCTTTAGGTAACGTAATTAAGAACGGGATTCCGGTTGCCATTGTTGGCCACACCAATGCTGGCAAATCAACCTTACTGAACACTCTTTTACAGGAAGAAAAAGCCATTGTTTCGGATATTCACGGCACCACCCGCGATGTTATTGAAGACACCATTAACATTGAAGGTATTACCTTCCGTTTTATTGACACAGCCGGAATCAGGGACACTGCTGATAAAATTGAATCTCTGGGTATAGAAAGAACCTACAATAAAATTAGCAAAGCACAGATAGTGCTTCTGATGCTCGATGTGAACGATCCGGATGATAAGATTCATGAAGCCATTGATAATGTTAAAAGCAGGATGAATGAAAGTCAGCAATTAATTGTTGTTGTAAATAAAACAGACCTGCTTGAAGATATTGTTGTTGAGAATCGGTTCCACGAAACCGCATTCCGGGAACTTACAGGAACAGATGCTATTGTGCCCATCTCTGCCAAATTACATACCAACATTGAAGAATTAACTTCAGAATTACTTAAGACAGTTAACCTTACAGCCTTAGATAATGACGAAGTTATTGTCACCAACGCCCGTCACTATGAAGCTCTTCAAAATTCATATGAAGCCATCTTAAGAGTTTCAGAAGGTCTATCATCTGGTATCAGTGGTGACTTTTTAGCACAGGATATCAGAGAGGTGTTGCATTACTTAGGTGAAATAACTGGTCAGATCAACACTGATGAAATATTAGGTAATATCTTTAAGAATTTTTGTATCGGTAAGTAG
- a CDS encoding gamma-glutamyl-gamma-aminobutyrate hydrolase family protein (Members of this family of hydrolases with an active site Cys residue belong to MEROPS family C26.) — translation MTFKNLALQLFAFLFSCSVIAENLPDEIKKHLLLAHPTQGTIEVMYALQKSGQVDFSNMKLSGVYHKDETYDYSQSAKMLDTISCFKMDLIRVTDTLFLDSLYCKNQCSATFNKLFTNSDGIIFFGGPDIPPAMYNENPHPRTEVTDPYRHYFEASFLFHLLGGYQDATFKPLLDAKQDYFILGICLGMQTMNVATGGTLIQDIPSEIFNSSEKKGLSNLTNEEIHRNYYPHSTGQKKLAGSHFHRIQFKDYFFVDLLDIVATEKPQINSYHHQAVEKLGKGFKVGATSLDEKIIEGMFHSYYPNVMAVQFHPERAQFYLKTRKFQFVPNGPQKTLNKWIDEESMEFHYKFWKAINAILNESL, via the coding sequence ATGACGTTCAAAAATTTGGCCCTTCAACTTTTTGCATTTCTTTTCAGTTGTTCAGTAATTGCTGAGAATCTACCGGATGAAATAAAAAAACATCTCTTATTGGCACATCCTACTCAAGGAACTATCGAAGTAATGTATGCACTTCAAAAAAGTGGACAAGTTGATTTCAGTAACATGAAATTATCAGGTGTGTATCACAAAGATGAAACATATGATTATTCTCAATCGGCCAAAATGCTTGATACCATAAGCTGTTTCAAAATGGATCTGATAAGAGTGACTGACACCTTATTTTTGGATAGTCTGTATTGTAAAAATCAATGCAGCGCCACCTTTAATAAGTTATTTACTAACAGCGACGGTATCATATTTTTTGGTGGGCCGGATATCCCACCAGCTATGTATAACGAAAACCCTCATCCCAGAACTGAAGTTACTGATCCCTACCGACACTATTTTGAAGCTTCCTTTTTATTTCATCTACTAGGTGGATATCAGGATGCAACCTTCAAACCTCTGTTGGATGCCAAACAAGATTATTTCATTCTGGGGATCTGCCTGGGTATGCAAACCATGAATGTTGCGACAGGTGGAACACTTATACAAGATATTCCATCAGAAATATTCAATAGCAGTGAAAAAAAGGGCTTGTCTAATCTAACCAATGAAGAGATTCATCGAAACTATTATCCTCATTCTACTGGTCAAAAAAAGTTGGCGGGTTCTCACTTTCACCGCATACAGTTTAAAGACTATTTTTTTGTAGACTTATTAGATATAGTTGCTACTGAAAAACCTCAAATAAACAGCTATCACCATCAGGCAGTTGAAAAACTAGGCAAAGGCTTTAAGGTTGGAGCCACCTCGTTGGATGAGAAGATAATTGAAGGTATGTTCCATTCGTACTATCCAAATGTTATGGCTGTACAATTTCATCCCGAACGGGCACAGTTCTATTTAAAAACCAGGAAATTTCAATTTGTACCCAATGGTCCGCAAAAAACATTAAACAAATGGATTGATGAGGAAAGTATGGAGTTTCATTATAAATTCTGGAAAGCTATCAATGCTATTCTAAACGAGAGTTTATAA
- the fabG gene encoding 3-oxoacyl-[acyl-carrier-protein] reductase, with amino-acid sequence MKLLEGKTAIVTGAGRGIGKAIALRFAREGCNIAFTDLAYNEAVQETEKELEALGVKAKGYASDASNFEDTQKVVAEIVKDFGAVDVLINNAGITKDTLLMRMTEDQWDAVINVNLKSVFNFTKAVQPTMLRQRSGSIINMSSVVGVSGNAGQANYSASKAGMIGFTKSIAKELGSRGIRSNAIAPGFIITEMTGKLPEEVKKDWEAKIPLKRGGTPEDVANICVFLGSDLSSYVSGQTIHVCGGMNM; translated from the coding sequence ATGAAGTTATTAGAAGGAAAAACAGCTATAGTAACAGGTGCTGGCCGTGGTATCGGAAAAGCAATTGCTTTACGCTTTGCTCGGGAAGGATGTAATATTGCATTCACCGATTTGGCCTATAATGAAGCTGTTCAGGAAACTGAAAAAGAGCTTGAAGCACTTGGAGTTAAGGCTAAAGGATATGCTTCTGATGCGAGTAACTTTGAAGACACTCAAAAAGTAGTTGCTGAAATCGTGAAAGATTTTGGTGCTGTAGATGTATTGATCAACAATGCAGGTATTACAAAAGATACTTTGTTGATGCGCATGACTGAAGACCAGTGGGATGCTGTAATCAACGTTAACCTTAAATCGGTATTTAACTTTACCAAAGCTGTTCAGCCAACAATGCTGCGCCAGCGTTCAGGTTCAATTATTAACATGAGCTCTGTTGTAGGTGTAAGTGGTAATGCTGGTCAGGCCAACTATTCAGCTTCTAAAGCAGGTATGATTGGTTTTACTAAATCTATTGCAAAAGAATTAGGTTCTCGTGGAATCAGAAGTAATGCTATTGCTCCAGGATTTATTATTACTGAAATGACTGGTAAATTACCTGAAGAAGTTAAGAAAGACTGGGAAGCAAAAATTCCTTTGAAACGTGGCGGAACACCTGAAGATGTTGCAAACATTTGTGTATTCCTGGGTTCTGATTTGTCTTCATATGTAAGCGGACAAACTATTCACGTTTGTGGTGGAATGAATATGTAA
- a CDS encoding acyltransferase, with protein MESKKIETKPHYQILDGLRGVAAIIVVIFHLTEPLASGHLDNIVNHGYLAVDFFFLLSGFVIGYAYDDRWKKLTFGGFLRRRLVRLQPLVILGMTLGAMGFYFTDSTIWPLIHTVPVWKLIIVMLIGYTILPIPLSMDIRGWEEMHPLNSVGWSLLFEYIANILYAIGLRKLSNKALALFVMLAAGLLIHLAVTSPNGDIAGGWTLNTEHMRIGIIRTLFPFFGGLLLSRVSKPIYIKNAFLWCSLLLAVTLFVPRIGGTEYLWMNGLYESFCIIIIFPIIVFIGAGGVLHNQTSKRISKFLGDLSYPLYMTHYVLVYFYVAWVSNNSGITLLQAMPFALLTFTGAILLAYVSLKFYDEPIRAWLQNKLRQ; from the coding sequence ATGGAAAGTAAAAAGATAGAAACAAAGCCACATTATCAGATATTGGATGGACTTAGAGGGGTAGCTGCTATTATTGTGGTTATATTTCACCTTACTGAGCCACTTGCCAGCGGTCATCTTGACAATATTGTAAATCATGGTTATCTGGCAGTTGATTTCTTTTTTCTCTTATCTGGTTTTGTGATCGGTTATGCATATGACGACAGATGGAAAAAATTAACCTTTGGTGGTTTTCTTCGTCGACGACTTGTACGCCTGCAACCACTCGTTATATTGGGCATGACTCTCGGAGCTATGGGCTTTTACTTTACTGATTCAACGATTTGGCCACTAATTCATACTGTACCTGTTTGGAAATTAATCATTGTAATGCTGATAGGTTATACGATTTTACCCATTCCTCTTTCAATGGACATACGTGGTTGGGAAGAAATGCATCCTCTCAATAGTGTTGGCTGGTCATTGTTATTTGAGTATATAGCTAATATCTTATATGCAATAGGGTTAAGAAAACTATCGAATAAAGCATTAGCCTTGTTTGTTATGTTGGCCGCTGGATTGCTAATACATTTAGCTGTAACAAGCCCCAATGGAGACATTGCTGGAGGTTGGACACTAAATACAGAACATATGCGTATTGGAATAATCCGCACTTTGTTCCCATTTTTTGGAGGTTTGTTATTATCTCGTGTATCTAAACCAATCTACATTAAAAATGCTTTTTTATGGTGTAGTCTCTTGCTTGCAGTAACACTATTTGTGCCAAGAATCGGAGGAACTGAATATCTTTGGATGAATGGATTATATGAATCATTTTGCATCATCATTATATTTCCAATCATTGTATTTATAGGCGCTGGAGGTGTATTACATAATCAAACATCAAAAAGAATCTCTAAGTTCTTAGGTGATCTTTCTTACCCGCTATACATGACACATTATGTTCTTGTCTATTTTTATGTTGCATGGGTAAGCAATAATAGTGGTATTACATTATTGCAAGCCATGCCATTTGCATTATTGACATTTACAGGGGCCATATTATTAGCCTATGTAAGTCTAAAGTTTTATGATGAACCGATAAGAGCCTGGCTGCAGAATAAATTGAGGCAATGA
- a CDS encoding DUF819 family protein: MGLVLIFLYVLLPVLAIFLCDKFEFLNKIGTVVLCYVFGLILGPLGASNEEFYKLQDTIMEVTVPLAIPLMLFTSNVKGWRKLAIKPFYSLIFALVAVFVSVILGFFLFNGESLPEFSKVGGMLVGIYSGGTPNLASLKMLLNVDEEVYLAVHSYDMAIGAVYLFILMGLGQKLFGYVLPSYKPQKLYDWKEDDVTSLWLVLKNSSQRNSLLIVLLIALGLVAVAGGIMILVPESMKMVVFIFLITAFGIIGSSFKKINSKEGTFDLGMYLILIFSVVVASKVSVNNFTNINPSIFGYITFVVFVSLMLHVLLAKIKNVDADTVIVTSAALICSPPFVPVVAGSLKNREIIVPGLTIGLIGYALGNYLGYAMAMLLSWL, translated from the coding sequence ATGGGATTAGTTTTGATATTCTTATATGTTTTATTGCCAGTATTGGCAATATTTCTTTGTGATAAATTTGAGTTTTTAAATAAAATAGGGACTGTAGTTCTCTGTTATGTTTTTGGTTTAATTTTAGGTCCTTTAGGAGCTTCTAATGAAGAGTTTTATAAACTTCAGGACACTATCATGGAAGTAACGGTTCCATTAGCAATTCCATTGATGCTTTTCACTTCAAATGTTAAAGGTTGGAGAAAATTAGCCATCAAACCATTTTATTCATTAATATTTGCCTTAGTTGCAGTTTTTGTTTCAGTGATTTTAGGTTTCTTCCTGTTTAATGGTGAATCATTGCCAGAATTTAGCAAGGTAGGAGGAATGCTTGTAGGTATTTACAGTGGTGGAACTCCCAATCTTGCATCTTTAAAAATGCTTTTGAATGTAGATGAAGAGGTTTATTTAGCAGTCCATTCTTACGATATGGCTATTGGAGCCGTATATCTTTTTATACTAATGGGATTGGGGCAAAAGTTATTTGGTTATGTATTGCCTTCATATAAGCCTCAAAAGTTGTATGATTGGAAAGAAGATGATGTAACCTCTTTGTGGTTAGTTCTGAAAAATAGTTCTCAAAGAAACAGCTTGCTAATTGTTTTGCTAATTGCACTAGGGTTGGTTGCTGTAGCTGGTGGAATTATGATACTGGTTCCGGAATCGATGAAAATGGTGGTATTTATATTTTTAATAACTGCATTTGGTATCATTGGGTCTTCATTTAAAAAGATTAATAGTAAAGAAGGTACATTTGATCTTGGCATGTATCTGATTTTAATTTTTAGTGTTGTTGTTGCATCTAAAGTAAGTGTGAATAATTTTACCAATATAAACCCATCCATTTTTGGCTACATTACCTTTGTTGTGTTTGTTAGTCTGATGCTACATGTTTTATTGGCCAAAATTAAAAATGTAGATGCTGACACAGTTATCGTTACCTCTGCTGCACTGATATGTAGCCCGCCTTTTGTACCTGTTGTAGCAGGATCATTAAAAAACAGAGAGATCATTGTTCCAGGACTTACCATTGGCTTGATTGGTTATGCACTAGGAAACTATCTTGGTTATGCTATGGCTATGTTGTTAAGCTGGCTTTAA